From one Lycium barbarum isolate Lr01 chromosome 6, ASM1917538v2, whole genome shotgun sequence genomic stretch:
- the LOC132599685 gene encoding uncharacterized protein LOC132599685 → MKGVMRFGRKGKLSPRYIGPYVIVRKIGNVAYELDLPSDLEAVHPVFHVSMLRKCIGDPSRIFPADDIQVTEQLSYEEQPVAILDRQVRKLRNKDVASVKVLWRNNNREEMTWEAEEEMKKKYPHLFPMPTVVLEEEALGSSI, encoded by the exons atgaaaggcgtaatgcggttcggcagaaagggcaaacttagtccgcgttatattgggccttatgtgattgtgcggaaaattgggaatgtcgcctatgagttagatttgccatctgatttggaagcggtacatccggtattccatgtctctatgctccgcaaatgcattggtgatccctccagaatatttccggcggatgatattcaggtgacggagcagttatcttacgaggagcagcccgtagccatcttggaccgccaggtaagaaagctccggaacaaagatgtagcctctgttaaggtgctgtggcggaacaacaatagggaagaaatgacctgggaggccgaagaggagatgaagaagaaatatcctcatttgttccctatgcccacag ttgtcttggaggaagaagcacttggatcctcaatttga